Proteins encoded by one window of Elaeis guineensis isolate ETL-2024a chromosome 12, EG11, whole genome shotgun sequence:
- the LOC105055019 gene encoding uncharacterized protein, translating to MAASSTAHFVTGGIHSERYNPLSNKLRLSSGYQSQLAFCQNSKQQSCRRYMSVHAKYSDGSRGGGGDFLAGFLLGGAIFGTLAYVFAPQIRRSILNEDESGFRRAKQPIYYRDEGLEKTRQMLNAKISQLNSAIDNVSSRLRGGNNVLTQPVEAEPEVEASI from the exons ATGGCGGCTTCTTCCACTGCTCACTTTGTCACCG GTGGAATTCACTCTGAGAGATACAACCCTCTGTCCAACAAGCTGAGGCTGTCCAGCGGTTATCAGTCTCAATTGGCATTTTGTCAGAATTCAAAGCAGCAGAGTTGCCGTCGGTATATGTCTGTTCATGCTAAGTACAG TGATGGTTCCAGAGGTGGAGGCGGTGATTTTCTTGCTGGTTTCCTTTTAGGTGGAGCAATCTTTGGAACATTAGCATATGTCTTTGCTCCACAG ATCAGGAGATCCATACTGAATGAAGATGAATCTGGATTTCGGCGGGCAAAGCAACCAATATATTATCGTGATGAAGGTTTAGAG AAAACTCGTCAGATGCTGAATGCAAAGATAAGTCAGCTGAATTCAGCCATTGACAATGTTTCTTCTCGATTGAGGGGTGGAAACAATGTGCTGACGCAGCCTGTTGAAGCCGAACCTGAAGTTGAAGCCTCCATATAG